The Dromaius novaehollandiae isolate bDroNov1 chromosome 38, bDroNov1.hap1, whole genome shotgun sequence genome has a window encoding:
- the USF2 gene encoding upstream stimulatory factor 2 isoform X2, with protein MDMLDPGLDTGSASAAPSHEKNQEADEGVELQEGEGPPGEEPGAVAGVQAPFAEPGVQYQFRTESNGGQVTYRVVQVTEAPLEAQAEAAGAVSVVSTFAGAQQAVAQAVLQNPFSNGGSPGAEPGAEPRFAYFPAGGVAEGAVSVQADPALAPAGGQFYVMMTPQDVLPTGAQRSIAPRTHPYSPKMDGTRTPRDERRRAQHNEVERRRRDKINNWIVQLSKIIPDCNADNSKTGASKGGILSKACDYIRELRQSNQRLQETFKEAERLQMDNDLLRQQMEELKSENAVLRAQLQQQGLEGPEGPPP; from the exons atGGACATGCTCGACCCCGGGTTGGACACAGGCTCCGCCTCTGCCGCCCCCAG ccacGAGAAGAACCAAGAGGCCGACGAAGGCGTCGAGCTGCAGGAAG gCGAGGGGCCGCCGGGGGAGGAGCCGGGGGCCGTGGCCGGCGTCCAGGCGCCCTTCGCCGAGCCGGGGGTGCAGTACCAGTTCCGCACCGAGAGCAATGGAGGACAG gtgaCCTACCGCGTGGTGCAGGTGACGGAGGCCCCGCTCGAGGCCCAGGCCGAGGCCGCCGGCGCCGTCAGCGTCGTCTCCACCTTCGCCGGCGCCCAGCAGGCCGTGGcccag GCGGTGCTGCAGAACCCCTTCAGCAacgggggcagcccgggggcggagccgggggcggaGCCGCGATTCGCCTACTTCCCCGCTGGCGGCGTCGCCGAGGGAGCCGTGTCCGTGCAGGCCGACCCCGCCCTGGCGCCCGCCGGAG GGCAGTTCTACGTGATGATGACGCCGCAGGACGTGTTGCCGACGGGCGCCCAGCGCTCCATCGCCCCCCGCACCCACCCCTACTCCCC GAAGATGGACGGCACGCGGACGCCGCGGGAcgagcggcggcgggcgcagcaCAACGAGG TGGAGCGGCGCCGGCGGGACAAGATCAACAACTGGATCGTGCAGCTCTCCAAGATCATCCCCGACTGCAACGCCGACAACAGCAAGACCGGCGCG AGCAAGGGCGGGATCCTGTCCAAGGCCTGCGACTACATCCGGGAGCTGCGGCAGAGCAACCAGCGGCTCCAGGAGACCTTCAAGGAGGCCGAGCGCCTCCAGATGGACAACGACCTCCTCCGCCAGCAG ATGGAGGAGCTGAAGAGCGAGAACGCGGTGCTGCgggcgcagctgcagcagcagggcctggaggGGCCCGAGGGGCCCCCGCCCTGa
- the USF2 gene encoding upstream stimulatory factor 2 isoform X1, which translates to MDMLDPGLDTGSASAAPSHEKNQEADEGVELQEGEGPPGEEPGAVAGVQAPFAEPGVQYQFRTESNGGQVTYRVVQVTEAPLEAQAEAAGAVSVVSTFAGAQQAVAQAVLQNPFSNGGSPGAEPGAEPRFAYFPAGGVAEGAVSVQADPALAPAGVLRDDDAAGRVADGRPALHRPPHPPLLPEDGRHADAAGRAAAGAAQRGGAAPAGQDQQLDRAALQDHPRLQRRQQQDRREQGRDPVQGLRLHPGAAAEQPAAPGDLQGGRAPPDGQRPPPPADGGAEERERGAAGAAAAAGPGGARGAPALTPGTPGTSGTPATGTPGTPGTPWTPATGTPALGTPAVGTPAVGTTTTGTLGTPWTPATGTPAMGTPAVGTPVTPAMGTPAMGTLVTPRMPTMGTPAMGTPTVGTPGTPWTPAMGTPAMGTPAVGTPVTPISGTPWGHPPWGHHGPQ; encoded by the exons atGGACATGCTCGACCCCGGGTTGGACACAGGCTCCGCCTCTGCCGCCCCCAG ccacGAGAAGAACCAAGAGGCCGACGAAGGCGTCGAGCTGCAGGAAG gCGAGGGGCCGCCGGGGGAGGAGCCGGGGGCCGTGGCCGGCGTCCAGGCGCCCTTCGCCGAGCCGGGGGTGCAGTACCAGTTCCGCACCGAGAGCAATGGAGGACAG gtgaCCTACCGCGTGGTGCAGGTGACGGAGGCCCCGCTCGAGGCCCAGGCCGAGGCCGCCGGCGCCGTCAGCGTCGTCTCCACCTTCGCCGGCGCCCAGCAGGCCGTGGcccag GCGGTGCTGCAGAACCCCTTCAGCAacgggggcagcccgggggcggagccgggggcggaGCCGCGATTCGCCTACTTCCCCGCTGGCGGCGTCGCCGAGGGAGCCGTGTCCGTGCAGGCCGACCCCGCCCTGGCGCCCGCCGGAG TTCTACGTGATGATGACGCCGCAGGACGTGTTGCCGACGGGCGCCCAGCGCTCCATCGCCCCCCGCACCCACCCCTACTCCCC GAAGATGGACGGCACGCGGACGCCGCGGGAcgagcggcggcgggcgcagcaCAACGAGG TGGAGCGGCGCCGGCGGGACAAGATCAACAACTGGATCGTGCAGCTCTCCAAGATCATCCCCGACTGCAACGCCGACAACAGCAAGACCGGCGCG AGCAAGGGCGGGATCCTGTCCAAGGCCTGCGACTACATCCGGGAGCTGCGGCAGAGCAACCAGCGGCTCCAGGAGACCTTCAAGGAGGCCGAGCGCCTCCAGATGGACAACGACCTCCTCCGCCAGCAG ATGGAGGAGCTGAAGAGCGAGAACGCGGTGCTGCgggcgcagctgcagcagcagggcctggaggGGCCCGAGGGGCCCCCGCCCTGacgccggggacgccggggacgtCGGGGACACCCGCCACGGGGacgccggggacaccggggacaccatgGACGCCCGCCACGGGGACACCGGCCTTGGGGACACCGGCCGTGGGGACACCGGCCGTGGGGACAACCACcacggggacattggggacaccgtGGACGCCCGCCACGGGGACACCCGCCATGGGGACACCCGCCGTGGGGACGCCGGTGACACCCGCCATGGGGACACCCGCCATGGGGACACTGGTGACACCACGGATGCCCACCATGGGGACACCCGCCATGGGGACACCCACCGTGGGGACGCCGGGGACACCATGGACACCCGCCATGGGGACACCCGCCATGGGGACACCCGCCGTGGGGACACCGGTGACACCCATCtcggggacaccatggggacacccGCCGTGGGGACACCATGGACCCCAGTGA
- the MAG gene encoding myelin-associated glycoprotein isoform X1: protein MSLAGVLPPLLLLLPAAAGGPWAAWMPPSIAGLEGTCVLLPCRFDYPEELRPAAVHGLWYFGSPYPKSYPPVVARSRPGGPVHESFQGRARLLGPPAARDCSLLLTGLSPELAGRYYFRGDLGGYNQYSFSEHATLEVTAEPSLELPAELVAGAEAEATCRVPDNCPGLGPTLGWAGAEGLPGAAAAAARPEEGPGGSRALVARLRFRPRPADAGRRLACRAAFANASLAFEAAVALDVQYAPEVEAVEGPAEAVEGAAVELGCAAGGRPPPRLAWLRAGQLLGEAAGGRLALRLPRAAPAHAGTYVCVAENRHGRHNRSLELRVRYPPRAPVVNGSAVVAAGEAAAVACGAEGDPAPWVRLLRGGRVVAAAPEPRVTLELAAARPEDAGEYLCLAENRYGRRATAFNLTVECECPPDAWAPPVPGPFSPGRLGPSCPGRLGPSCPGHLGPSCPGHLGPSCPRILLSWTPGPLLSWVPSSPDAWAPPAPGPSCPGHLGPSCPGHLGPSYPGHLGPSCPTHLGSSCPGCLGPSRMPGPLPDTWAPLSPSGTPGPPSLSQTPWPPPDSWAPSPHPGLLGPLSPSPDSWAPPDTWAPPPIPDTWASPSPDSWAPPRTPGPPLPLPGHLGLPLPGLLGPLSPSWTPGPLPGLLGPPSHPGHLGLPLPGHLGPPPCPRHLGLPLPGLLGPPRPPGPPLPLPGLLGPLSPSPDT from the exons ATGAGCCTCGCCGGGGTCctgccaccgctgctgctgctgctgccag ccgccgccgggggccccTGGGCCGCCTGGATGCCGCCGTCCATCGCCGGCCTGGAAGGGACCTGCGTGCTGCTGCCGTGCCGCTTCGACTACCCCGAGGAGCTGCGGCCGGCGGCCGTCCACGGCCTCTGGTACTTCGGCAGCCCCTACCCCAAGAGCTACCCGCCGGTGGTGGCCCGctcgcggcccggcggccccgtcCACGAGAGCTTCCAGGGCCGGGCCCGGCTGCtggggccgccggccgcccgcgaCTGCTCGCTGCTGCTCACCGGCCTCAGCCCCGAGCTCGCCGGCCGCTACTACTTCCGCGGCGACCTGGGCGGCTACAACCAGTACAGCTTCTCGGAGCACGCCACGCTGGAGGTCACCG CGGAGCCCAGCCTGGAGCTGCCGGCGGAGCTGGTGGCGGGCGCCGAGGCGGAGGCCACGTGCCGGGTGCCCGACAactgcccggggctggggccgacgCTGGGCTGGGCGGGcgccgaggggctgccgggggcggcggcggcggcggcccggcccgaggaggggcccggcggctcccgcgccCTCGTCGCCCGCCTCCGCttccggccccggcccgccgacgccggccgccgcctcgcctgccgcgccgccttcgccaacgccagcctggcctTCGAGGCCGCCGTCGCCCTCGACGTGCAGT ACGCGCCGGAGGTGGAGGCGGtggaggggccggcggaggcggTGGAGGGGGCGGCGGTGGAGCTGGgctgcgcggcgggggggcggccgcctCCGCGCCTGGCCTGGCTGCGGGCCGGGCAGCTgctgggggaggcggcgggggggcggctggcgctgcggctgccccgcgccgcccccgcccacGCCGGCACCTACGTCTGCGTCGCCGAGAACCGCCACGGCCGCCACAACCGCTCCCTCGAGCTCCGCGTCCGCT ACCCCCCGCGGGCGCCGGTGGTGAACGGCtcggcggtggtggcggcgggggaggcggcggcggtggcctGCGGGGCCGAGGGCGACCCGGCGCCGTGGGtgcggctgctgcggggggggcgggtggtggcggccgccccggagccccgcgTGACCCTGGAgctggcggccgcccgccccgaggACGCCGGCGAGTACCTGTGCCTGGCCGAGAACCGCTACGGGCGCCGCGCCACCGCCTTCAACCTCACCGTCGAGTGTGAgtgtcccccggacgcctgggcccctcctgtccCGGGTCCCttctcccccggacgcctgggcccctcttgccccggacgcctgggcccctcctgccccggacacctgggtccctcctgccccGGACACCtcggtccctcctgtcccaggaTCCTCctgtcctggacgcctgggcccctcctgtcctgggtcccttcttccccggatgcctgggcccctcctgccccGGGTCCTTCttgtcccggacacctgggcccctcctgccctggacacctgggtccttcctatcctggacacctgggcccttcttGTCCCACACACCTGGGCTCCTCctgccccggatgcctgggcccctcccggatgcctgggcccctcccagacacctgggcccccctcTCCCCAtctgggacgcctgggcccccctccctGTCCCAGACACCTtggccccccccggactcctgggccccctctccccatcccggactcctgggccccctctccccctccccggactcctgggcccccccagacacctgggccccccctcccatcccggacacctgggcctccccctccccggactcctgggcccctccccggactcctgggccccctctccccctccccggacacctgggcctccccctccccggactcctgggccccctctccccatcctggactcctgggcccctccccggactcctgggccccccctcccatcccggacacctgggcctccccctccccggacacctgggcccccctccctgtcccagacacctgggtctccccctccccggactcctgggccccccgcggccgcctgggccccctctccccctccccggactcctgggccccctctccccctccccggacacctag
- the MAG gene encoding myelin-associated glycoprotein isoform X2 codes for MSLAGVLPPLLLLLPAAAGGPWAAWMPPSIAGLEGTCVLLPCRFDYPEELRPAAVHGLWYFGSPYPKSYPPVVARSRPGGPVHESFQGRARLLGPPAARDCSLLLTGLSPELAGRYYFRGDLGGYNQYSFSEHATLEVTAEPSLELPAELVAGAEAEATCRVPDNCPGLGPTLGWAGAEGLPGAAAAAARPEEGPGGSRALVARLRFRPRPADAGRRLACRAAFANASLAFEAAVALDVQYAPEVEAVEGPAEAVEGAAVELGCAAGGRPPPRLAWLRAGQLLGEAAGGRLALRLPRAAPAHAGTYVCVAENRHGRHNRSLELRVRYPPRAPVVNGSAVVAAGEAAAVACGAEGDPAPWVRLLRGGRVVAAAPEPRVTLELAAARPEDAGEYLCLAENRYGRRATAFNLTVEFAPVVLPASRCTAAGGAVQCVCAVAASPPPAVAFELPSRNVTVGPGAAAFAFAPGTRDGGDGDRGGGGGGDNPPGGVTVTALLTLRDALEPRLAVLCAARNARGAAARQLRFHHPDGLVWAKVGPVGAVVAFAVVIAVVCYVSQSRRKKAAGSPEAPPPPGPGGDPRNGQAERRTAPPEPPEYAEIRLP; via the exons ATGAGCCTCGCCGGGGTCctgccaccgctgctgctgctgctgccag ccgccgccgggggccccTGGGCCGCCTGGATGCCGCCGTCCATCGCCGGCCTGGAAGGGACCTGCGTGCTGCTGCCGTGCCGCTTCGACTACCCCGAGGAGCTGCGGCCGGCGGCCGTCCACGGCCTCTGGTACTTCGGCAGCCCCTACCCCAAGAGCTACCCGCCGGTGGTGGCCCGctcgcggcccggcggccccgtcCACGAGAGCTTCCAGGGCCGGGCCCGGCTGCtggggccgccggccgcccgcgaCTGCTCGCTGCTGCTCACCGGCCTCAGCCCCGAGCTCGCCGGCCGCTACTACTTCCGCGGCGACCTGGGCGGCTACAACCAGTACAGCTTCTCGGAGCACGCCACGCTGGAGGTCACCG CGGAGCCCAGCCTGGAGCTGCCGGCGGAGCTGGTGGCGGGCGCCGAGGCGGAGGCCACGTGCCGGGTGCCCGACAactgcccggggctggggccgacgCTGGGCTGGGCGGGcgccgaggggctgccgggggcggcggcggcggcggcccggcccgaggaggggcccggcggctcccgcgccCTCGTCGCCCGCCTCCGCttccggccccggcccgccgacgccggccgccgcctcgcctgccgcgccgccttcgccaacgccagcctggcctTCGAGGCCGCCGTCGCCCTCGACGTGCAGT ACGCGCCGGAGGTGGAGGCGGtggaggggccggcggaggcggTGGAGGGGGCGGCGGTGGAGCTGGgctgcgcggcgggggggcggccgcctCCGCGCCTGGCCTGGCTGCGGGCCGGGCAGCTgctgggggaggcggcgggggggcggctggcgctgcggctgccccgcgccgcccccgcccacGCCGGCACCTACGTCTGCGTCGCCGAGAACCGCCACGGCCGCCACAACCGCTCCCTCGAGCTCCGCGTCCGCT ACCCCCCGCGGGCGCCGGTGGTGAACGGCtcggcggtggtggcggcgggggaggcggcggcggtggcctGCGGGGCCGAGGGCGACCCGGCGCCGTGGGtgcggctgctgcggggggggcgggtggtggcggccgccccggagccccgcgTGACCCTGGAgctggcggccgcccgccccgaggACGCCGGCGAGTACCTGTGCCTGGCCGAGAACCGCTACGGGCGCCGCGCCACCGCCTTCAACCTCACCGTCGAGT TCGCCCCGGTGGTGCTGCCGGCGTCGCGGTgcacggcggcggggggggcggtgcAGTGCGTGTGCGCCGTGGccgccagcccccccccggccgtggccTTCGAGCTGCCCAGCCGCAACGTCACCgtgggccccggcgccgccgccttcGCCTTCGCCCCGGGCACCCGcgacgggggggacggggacagggggggcggcggcggcggcgacaaCCCCCCCGGCGGCGTCACCGTCACGGCGCTGCTGACGCTGCGCGACGCCCTCGAGCCCCGGCTCGCCGTGCTCTGCGCCGCCCGCaacgcccgcggcgccgccgcccgccagctCCGCTTCCACCACCCCG aCGGGCTGGTGTGGGCCAAGGTGGGGCCGGTGGGGGCCGTGGTGGCCTTCGCCGTCGTCATCGCCGTCGTCTGCTACGTCAGCCAGAGCCGCCGCAA gaaggcggccggcagccccgaggcccctcccccgcccggccccggcggagaCCCCCGAAACGGgcag GCGGAGCGCCGCAccgcccccccggagccccccgagtACGCCGAGATCCGCCTGCCCTGA